The Cyclopterus lumpus isolate fCycLum1 chromosome 18, fCycLum1.pri, whole genome shotgun sequence nucleotide sequence agaccaaaaactcatgtttacaatgtttactgagggaataaatcaagagaagtagagtcatttatatagacttctatacaaccagaggagtcgccccctggtggtcaggagagagaatgcagctttaacacatgaagcatagacttctatacaaccagaggagtcgccccctggtggtcagtagagagaatgcagctttaacaaatgctgcatagacttctatacaaccagaggagtcgccccctggtggtcaggagagagaatgcagctttaacacatgaagcatagacttctatacaaccagaggagtcgcccccctggtggtcaggagagagaatgcagctttaacacatgaagcatagacttctatacaaccagaggagtcgccccctggtggtcataacaagttgattttaatgttttaaactcttgtgacaaagaaagaaatgtgtcacTCTGTTTCTGGTTTAAATGCAAATTATGGGTTCGTAGGACTGAAAAATAGACGTCTTTGATCCTTTAGTTGCAGAATTTAATCTACATTTCTAGGTTTATTTACAACGTTCTTATTTTTacgttttaatttttttgtcgTTTGAGGACTTTGACGCCTTTTGGTTACATGAAAACATCTTTAGATACTTTGTACTAAAACTTGAAATGgacaaataaatgacatttcagtgttttctttttttttatgatctgAAGGTTTGTGACGTAAGTTGAAAACCcagaaataatgtgtttttaaattgccCGTAGGATGGGAGGGCGAGTCCGTAGTCCGCTGGTGAATCCCCATCTTTGGTTATCAATATATGACATCATAATTGATATCTAAACAGCCAATTAGTTGACTTCCTTATTGCCTCGAGGCGCGGTTACATTTTGACCAACACAAGGAGGAAATTTATGGATTTCTTCGTGTGGTGACGTGTGAAAGACGTCACCACACGAAGAATCGTTGTGAAAACCCAAATCAACAATACAAACGTTCCCTCTGAGGCCATGACCCTCGTCTCCGTCTACTCTCAACAAACCGCTTTAATtaagactttatttattatggCTTTAACAAAATATTCTGTTCATTCAAACCGTCTCAGCTAAATCTTTGAAgctaaaagcacatttaaaccCATTTTAAACACGTGATTGTCTTCGGTCACGTGTCCTGATGGCATTTCTTAACCGACTGCGAGTTAAACCGTCTTTTATATTTGATTCTGCTCTCATCCTCTGCTTCTCCGGCTCTCTGCACCGAGCTAAAAGTATCACTAGACAGTAACCGCTGTGTTTGCTGACTGGGTGTGGCAactttgtggtgtgtgtgtgtgtgtgtgtgtgtgtgtttctttttttagttcAGAGAGAGGAAACTCAACCAGCATCAGGAATATCATGCGcgtctgtgggtgtgtttttattaagtgTTCATCCGAGCAATACTTGTGAGTTTAAGAGCAGaaatgtgaacgtgtgtgtgtgtgtcgtgtcggtcacgtacgtgtgtgtgtgtgtgtgtgtgtgtgtgtaatgtgtgggtgggtgtgtgtgtgtgtgtgtcacaactCTCGGTTACAGATCGAATCGGCAGGGGAAAAGGGAGGAAATGAATAACGTTTAGAGATGTGGATacagatttttttgttgtttactttCATTGTAGCAGCTGATCTCCCGTCACGTTTTACGGTGTTTCCCTGTAATATAAAAAGTTCtgctcattaaaataaatcataacaTAATTGTTGAATTTCTTTGATAATTTATGATCCAAAGAATGGATTCTTTATCTACAACGTGCCTCAAGTGTTACGACGTAGGAAACAAGTGGAGGCTCCacgtgtttatgtttatattgagctctttacattttacagcctctcctctctgcgTTCAGTCGAGGTTTCACCGAATTGTTGTCACGTGACTGTCGGGCTCACGCGACTCAATCATGGCGCCATAGTTGCGCCAAGGAGCTtagaattaaatgttttttacagaatcCGGTTAAAGCAAACGGTTTTATTTACAGCGAGATTATAAATGAGACTTGCAGAATAAAAtgtctttgattaaaaaaaaaatcacatttttacaGCTTCGTGTTGGTTTCTTTGTTGCTCGTGAtatgttcaaggaccgtcggaaagCTGCACCTCTTATGATAATGATAGTTTTGAGACCTTCTGGAAGTTGCGTTTAGCAAAGTTTTCGCTGTTCTTTGTAAATTAAAAGCTCCCCAGAGGAAGAACCCTTTTGATTTTAATGATCTTGTGACATTTCCTtagaaaatattaaattaaattaaattaaattaaaacacgGTATTTCCTCTTTAGAtgctagttgttgtttttttcttattttttaagcTGAAGTGTGACggaatatgtttttaatttaaaaggcaGGAAACGTAAAGTTCACATAAACtcgctgctttttttttacagggtttTATAACCAGAGCGATaaagttttttgtgtgtgtgcgcgtgtgtgtgtgcgcgtgcgcgcgttTTCAGTTCCTGTTATCTTTAACTGTCATGCCTGCTtccttctgtgtttttatgagtcttgtttgtgtgtgtgtgtgtgtgtgtggctctgtggcggcagcattgtgtgtgtgtgtgtgtgtgtgtgtgagaaaataaGAGCAAATGTCGCCGGGAAAGTGATGGAAACACAACTTTAATTATATGTTAGTGAACTTTTCCTAGTTTTGTACTCGCTACATTCtatgtgtttatattatatttattatatatatatatattcattcattcatatacatatacatatatgtactttttttttaaatgatgtaattattgtgattttaatacattttcatttgtctctttttgtttcctctcttttctcttcctttcttctcttattttattcttttctcttggtctccttgtctcctctcttggtctccttgtctccttgtctcctcttcctcctctcagagTTCTCAGATTGATCCGGAGGAGTTGTTCACTAAATTGGATCGCATTGGAAAAGGATCCTTTGGAGAGGTGAGTCATGATTCACTTTGTTAAAGTTAcgactgtatttatttatttatttactgtatttatttactttttactgtattcatttatttatttacgtattttttttatttactatatttatgtatttttatttaccttttactgtatttatttatttactgttttttttatatactttattttattaacttttttttactgtatttcttaaatatttgtatttctttctcttctatCATATCTCCAttattttcttctgcttttgactcctccccctcccccccccccccccccctgcaggtgtTCAAAGGTATTGATAACCGGACCCAGAGCGTTGTGGCCATAAAGACGATCGAtctggaggaggcggaggacgAGATCGAGGACATCCAGCAGGAGATCACGGTGCTGAGTCAGTGTGACAGCCCGTACATCACCAAGTACTTCGGCTCCTATCTGAAGGTACAAGTACTGCTGCCTGCTGTGAAAGTACACGCTGTGGAAGTACACGCTGTGAAAGTACACGCTGTGGAAGTACACGCTGTGAAAGTACACGCTGTGGAAGTACACACTGTGGAAGTACACACTGTGGAAGTACACACTGTGGAAGTACTCTGCTACCACGCTGTAGAAGTACACGCTGTAGAAGTACTCTGTTTCAAGTATTAAGTGGCAAGTAAAGTAGAAGTACCTGAGTACATGTACTTTGTTACTTTCTCACGTCTCCAGCCTCGTGGTCAATCAAAGTTATTGTGTGTGCAGTAAGAtttgattattaattattgatcatctctaataatgtgtgtgttctcctctCAGGGCAGTAAGCTCTGGATCATCATGGAGTACCTGGGTGGAGGTTCAGCGCTCGACTTGGTGAGTGTTATTGATCCGGTTCCGTAAAATAATGGACCtgaataatacaacattttaaatagtgtgtgtgtgtgtgtgtgtgtgtgtgtgcagcttcgGGCGGGTCCCTTTGATGAGTCCCAGATCGCCACCATGCTGAAGGAGATCCTGAAGGGTCTGGACTACCTGCACTCTGAGAAGAAGATCCACAGAGACATTAAAGGTACAGAGAGCtttattttacactttctacttttactcttttatttaatcttttattgttgtgttttattttttattataaatatactgacaattattaattttataaatatatgtacgtataataattattaatattaatttatattgtttatatatatatatatatttttttttatttatttaatattatggAATTAATAAAGttctcatcttatcttaaaagATAAAATAAGTTTGGAAATGTGAGCGCTGCAAAGACCAAAGAatatacagaaaaataaatgaataaaaagaggtacataaaaactaaaatattaataaaatactacaaagaaaactaaacaagagCATTTGGAGAAAGTATTTACAAGGTAAAGTATGGGTGTATTACAATATAATAGATAACCCGTGGTTGACCCCTGCACACTAATAACTATATAAAACTACATATAATAACCCGTGGTTGACCCCTGCACACTAATAACTATATAAAACTACATATAATAACCCGTGGTTGACCCCTGCACACTAATAACTATAAAACTACATATAATAACCCGTGGTTGACCCCTGCACACTAATAACTATATAAAACTACATATAATAACCCGTGGTTGACCCCCTGCACACTAATAACTATATAAAACTACATATAATAACCCGTGGTTGACCCCTGCACACTAATAACTATATAAAACTACATATAATAACCCGTGGTTGACCCCTTGCACACTAATAACTATATAAAACTACATATAATAACCCGTGGTTGACCCCTTGCACACTAATAACTATATAAAACTACATATAATAACCCGTGGTTGACCCCTGCACACTAATAACTATATAAAACTACATATAATAACCCGTGGTTGACCCCTTGCACACTAATAACTATATAAAACTACATATAATAACCCGTGGTTGACCCCCTGCACACTAATAACTATATAAAACTACATATAATAACCCGTGGTTGACCCCTGCACACTAATAACTATATAAAACTACATATAATAACCCGTGGTTGACCCCTGCACACTAATAACTATATAAAACTACATATAATAACCCGTGGTTGACCCCCTGCACACTAATAACTATATAAAACTACATATAATAACCCGTGGTTGACCCCCTGCACACTAATAACTGTATAAAACTACATATAATAACCCGTGGTTGACCCCCTGCACACTAATAACTGTATAAAACTACATATAATAACCCGTGGTTGACCCCCTGTACACTAATAACTATATAAAACTACATATAATAACCCGTGGTTGACCCCCTGCACACTAATAACTATATAAAACTACATATAATAACCCGTGGTTGACCCCTTGCACACTAATAACTATATAAAACTACATATAATAACCCGTGGTTGACCCCTTGCACACTAATAACTATATAAAACTACATATAATAACCCGTGGTTGACCCCTGCAGCCGCCAACGTGCTGCTGTCGGAGCACGGCCAGGTGAAGCTGGCGGACTTCGGCGTGGCCGGCCAGCTGACGGACACGCAGATCAAGAGGGAGACCTTCGTGGGAACGCCCTTCTGGATGGCGCCCGAGGTCATCCAGCAGTCCGCCTACGACTCCAAGGTAGGACGGCctgttaagccccgcccctaatACACAGATCGTCCAATCGTAGCTTCGGAACTGTGACTGGGCCTCCGTGCCTGGAAAGagactttattttatattatttattgttgcgTATTTAAATTTTTTCTTTGCAAAAGTGAAACAAATGGATTCAAATATTTTCTTGTGTCGTCGACTAAGAATTAATCTACTTCTAGTCCAATTATTTGtgactttgtttatttatcgcctacatgtatatatttattttactgttgtGGTTTTGGAGCATTTCATCCAAtcaaaataactacatttagattaatttatgttatatatatatatatatatatatataaaaaaaattccCTTTTTGAAAAGCTGTGGAGTTTTAAAGTAGCATAAAAAAGGAACTCTTAAACAGTACTTAGTTACCTCCCACTCTTCTTTGTCTGCTTCATTTGCGTCAAACTTGTGCTTTTTACACGTCGTTAAACTGCTTCAATCCGcacttctttctctttttcatggCCTCGTGTCCTCCGGCTGCCGCTTTGCATGCGTCCTGATGTTGTTTTTGCCTTCTTTGAGGTCGTTTGCATTGTTTCCACAGGAGAGTTTCTTTATTTGCATCCAGTAGAAACTCCCACAGTGTCGCGTTGTCTGGACTTTGTATACGTTTTGGAAATAAATAAGCCTGCCTTTATTCCTCctgatgttgttttgtcttcgggtggggggaggggaagggggggggcagGGATTCCCTCGCCAACGCGCCGCGTCGAAGCCCTCGAATGCATTCACGGGCTGCACCTGCTGCCGCAAACACAAAAAGTACACAGaaaataaagggggggggggtcaggtttGAAGAATTGGATGTGATGCCGGAAGACAAAGCAAACAGAAACGAGGTGACGTCGCCCGAGCTTTGTTTGGTCAATACGAGTTTGTGGTTTGGCGTGTTTTGGAAATACGCTAATACCATTAGGGTGTGTGTACTCGGTGGTTTGattcatgtctttgtgtttttacagtgcttttatctatatatatatatatatatatatatatatatatatatatatatatatatatatatatatatatatatatatatatatatatatatatatatatatatatatatatatatatatataaatacatatagcagtatatataattacatatatatatatatataattacatatatatatatatatactgctatatgtatttatatatctgtatatagatagtcacctttttttaaagcaacattttgaCATAAAAACTCGTATTTGCTTTCAattcctgcttttattttgtagtagttacctttttttttttttttatcatcccGCTGATTCAGTCCGTTGAAGGGAGGCTTTCTGAAGACGTGTTTCACTCTTCTGTAACGGGAAGGAAGACAAAGAGCGACTTGTTGAAACGGTTTCCTAATTtaggatgtttaaaaaaatttaaaaaaccgtcatacttaaagggacagtttgtgtgtttgatggacTCGACCACGTGGTCTACGACAGTCGGAGGCGTGCGCTGGTTTTACGGCAGTTGACCGTTAAAAGCTTGTGAcagttgatgtgtgtgtgtgtgtgtgtgtgtgtgtgtcctcctgctaCAGACTGCCATATGTTCAGTGTGTAGCAGTAATGGAGCCGGCAGAGTTAACAGTCAAACGATGACTCAGCATCCTGTTGTAATGTGACGCTGAATAGCgactcttgtgtgtgtctgtgtgtgtttacatcggtgtgtgtgtgtttacatgagtgtgtgtgtgtgtctgtgtgtgtttacatcggtgtgtgtttgtgttgttgacatatGGTTAGTGGGTGTTGCGGCTTCAAACCTCGTGCGTTTATGCATCATTAAACTTCAGCGTGTAACAAAATAGTATCTAAAccaatgtaatataattataatcattattatgattataattATGGAaactttaaaaattaaaaaacggtTTACGGGTTTTGACGGTTTACGGCTTgtgtaaacaaaaaagaaaaaacgcgacttccaacctttttttttttttttttaaaagatgactCATGTTCACAGGAAAGATTAAGAGGTTGATCGCCAACTgtaaataactgtgtgtgtgttaattgtGTCTCTCCAGGCCGATATTTGGTCGCTGGGCATCACGGCCATCGAGCTCGCCAAGGGCGAACCCCCGAACTCGGACATGCATCCGATGAGAGTTCTGTTCCACATCCCCAAGTCTCCTCCTCCGACGCTGAGCGGAGAGTTCTCCAAGAGCTTCAAGGAGTTCACCGAGGCGTGCCTCAACAAGGACCCGACCTTCGTAAGACACACTACCAACCGCTTCACTGAGAGAGGACTCCATTGCTTCAGAGCttaataacataattatatatatatatatatatatgtcgtTTTTTTGACTTGTGACTCCTTAAATTGAACTAGCGTTGACTTCTGGGCCCCTTGTCATGTTTCAGATCCACCAAACCGACACTTCACCTCTAAGTTTCTCATATAAATAAACTTTTTGTTTCCCAAATTATCACAGAAGAATGGCATAAgagtaaaaataaagaaaacaaatgattcTTCTGTCCCATTAATCACCTCTGGACCCTTTTTTTGGAGGGACCCGACCCCTATGTTGGGAACCACTAGACTCAACTTAAAGTAGTTTAAACCAGCAGGAGCAATAATAACAGATGCTTCagtatcaataaaataattatttcaaatataatctGTACCTTTAGTAATACTTCAGTACACTTTTACACCATTTTCTTGTACTGGTCAGTCtgggaaataaatatatattaaaacttcAGGTGAAAAAATGGTCAAAACTACCAACATCTTGACATCATACAGGAAGTGTAAAGAtttttttatctatttttttttttattcatgattGACTATCGAATCAGTTGTTTTCCGGTCCACTAAATTATTCTGTGGCCTTTCAGATGAGGAAGTTTGggtgaaaacaatgtgttttgttgtcgtGTGGTTGTCGCTGCGTTTTGCTGCCTCCTGGTGGACAGAAAGCGCCTCTCCTCAAGCGTGACCCATGaaagaaacttaaaaaaaacagagtaaTTTatttctcctgctctctccccGTAGCGTCCAACAGCCAAAGAGCTCCTCAAACACAAGTTCATCGTCAAACACTGTAAGAAGACGTCCTACCTCAGCGAGTTGATTGACAGGTACAGGCgtaggaaggaggaggggcatAGCGGCAGCAGCTCTGACGACTCAGACAGGTAATTTCATTACCAGGAAGCTCGGATCTGTTCCATGTCTATATGTGCAATGGTGCTGTgctaagtgagtgtgtgttttattaatgtgtgtgtgtgtgttagtgagtcCAGTAATAAGGAGAACAGCGACTCACCTGAGTGGTCTTTCACCGTCCGTAAGAAGAAGCCGGCGGAAGGAAGGAAAGTCCTCAATGGAACGGTCAGtattgtgggtgtgtgtgtgtgtcctattttacattttgggactcaccttgtctctcttCACCTGTTCAGGGTCAGGATCAGCTGAGTAAATCTGCCAGTCTGACCACAGTCATCTCTCCTGTCTTCACTGAGGTTAgagcgcacacacgcacacacgcgcacacacacacacacacacacacacacacacacacacacacacacacacacacacacacacacacacacacacagtgacacacacagtgacacagacGTTTCAGTCATTCAATTTAGCACATTTCAAACCCAAGGATAGTCCAGTCTTCATATGTGCTCAATGGCACCGTCTGGTGGTGAAAATAAGAATCCACCTTGTTTGTCACCCTTAAAGGAATAATTCGACATTTGATGAGACTAATGAAAGCACTCTCGTTTTGaccttttctttaatttaaagctgcagcagattagcttagcattaagattgttctaattaatatttaaagtgaGGTGCGGGTGGCagagttttaattaatttactaTCTTCTTCTTGCagttgaagcagcagcacaaGGAGCACTCCGAGCAACGATTGGCCATCGAGGAGCTTGAACGCAACATCCGATTGGCCGAGGAGGTCTGTCCAGGCATCACGGACAGGATGGTCACACACATCCTCGCCAGGTACCACGAGtgtttccttcttttgtttgttaCCTTTTTGATTCTCATTTCAGTcgctttatatatttatttatttttaatttctttcctCAGATTCACAACCAACTGAGGggtttctaaaatgttttttgggggggggaaaggaaGTGCACGTTAAGTGAAGAGAGACTGTGTCTCCGTACGGTGACGCTGCTGGACGATTCGGAAAACAGGAGATTTGCTGTGCGATGTCTCCtcgctgtacacacacacagacacacacacacacactcacacacacactactaatgtaatatatacactagatattataaatacatatatatatatataaatattcacaGCTGCAGGTTgaagacctttttttaaaaattcgcagactttctttttttaatcaactgGTTTAAAATTTAGAAAAAACAATCTTGAGGTCTGATTTGTGCTTTCGTTTCAtgaacttctcttttttttttcttttggctcgGATGCAAATTGAAGTCCCCATTTGAGAGCAGGCAACTGGTGTTTGAACTGGTTTAAAATGACCATCATGTGCCTTGATTATTTATGCAGTCAGTCATTTTTCTAAAAgtacacagaaacatacacagATAAATATATAGCAGAGGGTTTTCGTTCGTTAGCAGtggtatgttgttgttgtttgtttttttgtcatgacTCATCTTGACGTTGTAGATGTTTATATGTTTGTCCAGTAGCACTTGAGACAGATTATATGccaatattacatattttttgttGTCTTCAGTAATGCTTTAAATTACGGTTCTCTTATCCCAGAattcagttgtgttttttagGGTTCGATGCTCTTTAAATGTCTCACCAAGGTTTATCTCTACTGATTGTTTTGTGTGGTGATTATTTTGAACATCCAAGGTGGAAACGCACTTGAGGAATCTGAACTTTCCCCGGTGAAAAACCTGTTAAAACAAAATCAATTTTAAGAATTCAGACCCATTATTGGGAGCTACCAGCTGGCTAGTAGCTTGCTAACTGTTTCTAAAGTAACTAGCTAAATTCATCTTTATAAATATGTGGAAGATGCTCAAGTTTGTTAATTAAACTGCAAAAACCACAATCTATAACTCCAGACACATTTAAACTCATTTTTGGGGGCTTCCAGGCTAGCTAGGAAGCTAGTAGCTTGCTAACAAGTGAGGTAGCTTGCTAACAAGTAAGCTAGCTTGCTAGCTAACTATTGTTTCCAGAGTAACAAGCTTTTAGTTTTATTAAGCTAGTTCAGTGCCAACTTAAATGTTCAAAACaacataaatgaatgaatggtttaatttgtaaatgttgGTTAAGATTAGATTCTGGGATGTTCAGAAAGTGTCTGGTTGGAATAAGATTTCagtggaaataaaagaaaaaaaggaacattttcaagGATCTGCGAGTAAGACACAACCACGTGCTCAAGAAAAGACGGTTTCCTTTCTCTAGATGCATCAAGTTTGGGAAAAACATTGAGAGCTGAAAGTTTATTAACAAAATGCTCCCCACGTTGTTTTTAATAGAGGAAAGTAGCACAGGAAGGGAGCTGTAATCAAGGATATTACTGATCGTTTGTACCAAAGACACTATAAAACTTGGTCATTgtatatttttgtctttttatatatCATAAGGGATGTGAACATGTatgttgaggggggggggtgtaaaatGAAAGATGTAAGATTTACACAAgtgtactcttttttttcttttctttttttcgttcttttttttgtagcgggagttttatgaataaatatttaagtTTGATTGAGAAACATGTTTccaatgtgttgttttcttgaATGAAAGTTTTCATCTTTGTCAATCtgagacattttgttttattggagTCAATAGACCTTTTTGCTTGTATGTGATTTTGTTAAATAACatttagataaataaattaattaaatggtCGATAACAAACcagattaatttaatttgcaGGTCGTGTTGCATTCTATTAATATGACCATAATTGCCCTTcttgtttaattgtttattgGTGCTTCAAACCCAAAACAACTTCACATTTTCTTACAGAATTCACAAGAACGTTCAtataaaataacaaacacataCCCAGCTACAGCGGTCATAACGTTGTCCAATGACCTACGTATGCATCAAACCAACAAGACTTCATATTAAGGTcttaaaaatgttctttgttGCCTCAATTGACCAattctttgtttttataaatgcaCTTTCTTGCCTCTGTTTGCAAAATTGTTCACACTGAATTACAGAATTTAAGGTGACATGGCCAGAAAAGTTAATGTTCTAGGTACAAATATAAACATCATTTTGACAGTTGCGCAAAAATACGATAACTGACTTGCTCCACCTGCAGGACGTTGTGGATATTGTAAAATAATGCATCCCATACAGCTAATGTTGTGGTAATTGGATTTTAACGATGTTGATATTTTACACCATGCAGACTCAAACTCGCCGTACAATAACACGGGAACTGGCGGCTGGACGTAGAAACGAGACCACAGTCAGAACCAGGTCGGTGGTTAAGGCCGAGGCGGCAACAAAGGGTTGGACCTTTGATGCTAAGCTAGGTGGGGTACATTACGAGGATATTAGAGATTTTAATAATCAACATGTGCAAGCTTATACCTGTAAAGATGCTATTGAAGAAGCTGAGGTTATCAGTAAAACAAGGCAAAAACCGTACATTTCATCTTCCAGTACacctcaaaaacaacaaaccttTGTTTATTCTAGTGTTTTTCAATTTAATCTTTTCCCGTGTTGAGTGTGATCATATCGTGAACCTTTTTGTTTCCGTCGTTATCTACAGAGTGACTTCCGTAATCTTTTTAGGACCTTTCGTCCCGTCTCCAGTCTTCTCTTTCTTATCTTCTTCACCCCGAAACTCTCTTTGTGCTCTCTCCTTCGCGGCTCtatactcctcctcctcctcttcctcctcctcgtccagtTGGAGGCTCCCAGAGGAGTACCTCATCCTGGCGAGTCCGGGATGAGTCCGCAGCACGTTACCCAGCGGGGGTGGTGGGCAGTAGTACGGATAGAAAACCTCCGGGTCCGAGTCGCTGTAGCTTCCCGAGGTTCCTCTGATCATGCAAAGCGAGGCGGGTCGATCgggcagaggggaggagttcAGCGGGAGGTAGGTGGGTCTGGTGGGCCGTGTCAGGTGGGGGTAGTAACCAAGGGGACGGAACTCGGAGGCGGGGTTGAAGGCGGGGTTAGAGCTCCTTGAGAGGTGAAACTTGACGTCAGGTTGGCTAGCCACGCGGCGAGGCAGCCCCGGCAGGAAGTTGGAGTCGTCGCTGTAATGACCCGCCTCCGTGCGCCCGATGCCCAGGAGCCTCGCCCCGTTACTCCCCGGCTGGTAAACCCGAGCCAATCCCAGCCCGCCTGAACCGGAGGGCCGCAGGTTCCTCCTGATTGGCGAGAGTGACGCCGAGTCGTGGCCCAGTGGATAGAAAGGCGGCCGCGATGGGCCGTCCATCGTCACGTACTCCCGCCTCCTTTCCTGCGGGAAGCGCTCCAGTGAGGAAACGGCAACGTAGTCCGACAAGTACGGGTAGCGGTTGAG carries:
- the LOC117747419 gene encoding serine/threonine-protein kinase 26-like codes for the protein MEYLGGGSALDLLRAGPFDESQIATMLKEILKGLDYLHSEKKIHRDIKAANVLLSEHGQVKLADFGVAGQLTDTQIKRETFVGTPFWMAPEVIQQSAYDSKADIWSLGITAIELAKGEPPNSDMHPMRVLFHIPKSPPPTLSGEFSKSFKEFTEACLNKDPTFRPTAKELLKHKFIVKHCKKTSYLSELIDRYRRRKEEGHSGSSSDDSDSESSNKENSDSPEWSFTVRKKKPAEGRKVLNGTGQDQLSKSASLTTVISPVFTELKQQHKEHSEQRLAIEELERNIRLAEEVCPGITDRMVTHILARFTTN